The Arachis ipaensis cultivar K30076 chromosome B07, Araip1.1, whole genome shotgun sequence genome includes a window with the following:
- the LOC107607285 gene encoding uncharacterized protein LOC107607285, whose product MEMILVDESGCKIQAIVRKTMIYRFKELLSEGRDYCQGCXISPFAELLETKEDFDVLVGRVGLQNVMFASKLGFNFDIPEVAAFWKSSIPHGVSASQPIGIVGSGKNIRIEEDFMKLTPKCTVKSLDDNNRARTFVVLAKLAKIVEDGPWWSRVKVLVEDSTGVSIFVLFDRETSYLLNKICAQLFEQHLKDVDVVFSTQSPPIFQEIVGKTMLFKVLSRPVGMEKFKGTYPMRRVCDDAAIVGMFELSGSDLSPKKAEFVPKGEGSFGRPSKVTKSPNLRLTHSSCSELFADSPQCTQKESSVVDLGADEDAKCLLLKKKSFDAVMDKLNEVDNSENSCDEVDESEEMSNVAFF is encoded by the exons ATGGAGATGATTTTGGTTGATGAATCT GGGTGCAAGATACAAGCTATTGTTCGGAAGACTATGATTTATAGGTTCAAAGAACTTCTCTCTGAGGGTCGA GACTATTGTCAAGGATGCTANATTTCTCCATTCGCTGAACTTTTGGAAACCAAAGAGGATTTTGATGTCTTAGTTG gtAGAGTTGGACTTCAGAATGTTATGTTTGCATCAAAACTTGGATTTAATTTTGACATCCCAGAGGTGGCAGCTTTTTGGAAAAG TTCTATTCCACATGGAGTTAGTGCATCCCAACCCATTGGCATTGTTGGCTCTGGAAAAAATATCAGAATAGAAGAAGACTTTATGAAGCTCACACCTAAGTGTACTGTGAAGTCGCTTGATGATAACAACCGG GCTAGAACATTTGTTGTACTAGCAAAACTAGCTAAAATAGTTGAGGATGGTCCTTGGTG GTCTAGAGTGAAGGTGTTGGTTGAGGATTCCACTGGTGTTTCTATTTTTGTCCTCTTTGATCGTGAGACAAGTTACTTACTGAATAAGATTTGTGCTCAACTGTTTGAACAACATCTTAAGGATGTTGAT GTTGTGTTTAGTACACAGTCTCCTCCTATATTCCAAGAAATTGTTGGAAAAACTATGCTGTTCAAGGTTCTTAGTAGGCCTGTTGGAATGGAGAAATTCAAAGGGACTTATCCAATGAGGCGTGTTTGTGATGATGCTGCAATAGTTGGAATGTTTGAGCTCTCTGGTTCAGATTTGAGTCCCAAAAAG GCTGAGTTTGTACCAAAAGGAGAAGGATCATTTGGGAGACCCTCTAAGGTTACTAAATCACCGAATTTGAGATTGACTCATTCCAGCTGCTCTGAGCTCTTTGCTGATTCGCCTCAATGTACCCAAAAGGAATCAAGTGTTGTTGACTTGGGAGCTGATGAAGATGCTAAG TGTCTTCTTCTCAAGAAAAAGTCTTTTGATGCTGTAATGGATAAGTTAAATGAAGTGGATAATTCTGAAAATTCATGTGATGAAGTTGATGAAAGTGAAGAGATGAGTAATGTTGCATTTTTTTGA